From a region of the Paenibacillus lutimineralis genome:
- a CDS encoding ABC transporter substrate-binding protein — protein MTKKRYWMSLFMVLSLLGALLAGCGGSKTDSAGGNDKPQNTNQQTDNNKQGDEQNTSDTGTPKDGGTFTFSSPSDIVSINPIFVSDTASGDAELFAFAKIYDLDRAGNLVVEPWSLAESLPDISEDGKTYTVKLKSTPKWSDGQPVTVDDIIFTINTITNPEVGAPGISEYDKVDKLEKIDDQTVKITLKDVYAPFGYTLNSTIAPAHILKDVDPKELKNSKFGVDPAQTVSNGPWKWTEWKQKQYLTFEADSNYWGEVKPHIGKVIYKVYADQNTEVQALLKGDVDSVQSVPLTQLDAVKNQKGITISNKPGASYEFISFNFDPNNFKDKFIPFASQKARQAIAHALNRQGMVDNVLKGTGILMNAPFLPGSWADPGDKAVNYAYDVEAAKKLLAEDGWVANSKDGILEKDGKRFSFELQYNAGNSRREQISAIAQQNLKEVGIELIPKAIDFSAWVEQNLNPGKYETVLLGWSLSNPDPNQESIFSSHYFPEAGQNMGWYKNEKLDQLWIDGYSTVDQNERKAIYADAANELSTDLPYIFMYQYGTPQAIGPKVKFPEEDGPEPTRAYGYFYHIIKWWVE, from the coding sequence ATGACGAAAAAAAGGTATTGGATGTCTTTGTTCATGGTACTCTCGCTGCTGGGTGCATTGCTGGCAGGATGCGGAGGCTCGAAGACAGATTCCGCGGGCGGGAATGACAAGCCGCAGAATACGAATCAGCAGACGGATAATAACAAGCAAGGTGATGAACAGAATACTAGTGATACAGGCACGCCTAAAGATGGCGGGACGTTTACGTTCAGTAGCCCATCGGATATCGTAAGCATTAACCCTATTTTTGTAAGTGACACTGCATCAGGGGATGCTGAATTGTTTGCCTTTGCCAAGATCTATGATCTGGATCGTGCGGGTAACCTCGTGGTTGAACCTTGGTCCCTGGCAGAGAGCCTTCCGGATATATCAGAAGACGGTAAGACGTATACCGTGAAATTAAAATCAACTCCGAAATGGAGTGACGGTCAGCCAGTAACGGTGGACGATATTATCTTTACCATTAATACAATAACTAATCCTGAAGTTGGCGCACCTGGAATTAGTGAGTACGATAAGGTTGATAAACTCGAAAAGATTGATGACCAGACGGTTAAGATTACATTGAAGGATGTATATGCTCCATTTGGATATACCCTTAACTCTACAATTGCTCCGGCTCACATCTTGAAGGATGTTGATCCAAAGGAATTGAAGAACAGCAAATTTGGTGTTGATCCTGCCCAGACCGTATCGAACGGTCCTTGGAAATGGACAGAATGGAAGCAGAAGCAGTACTTAACGTTCGAAGCAGATTCGAACTATTGGGGTGAAGTGAAGCCGCACATCGGTAAGGTTATTTATAAAGTTTATGCGGATCAAAATACAGAAGTTCAGGCCTTGTTGAAAGGCGATGTAGATAGTGTTCAATCCGTTCCATTAACTCAATTGGATGCTGTCAAGAATCAAAAAGGCATTACAATTTCGAATAAGCCGGGAGCATCCTATGAATTTATCTCTTTTAACTTTGATCCGAACAACTTCAAAGATAAATTCATTCCATTTGCTAGTCAGAAGGCAAGACAGGCAATCGCTCATGCATTGAACCGTCAGGGCATGGTTGATAACGTCTTGAAGGGTACCGGTATTCTGATGAATGCACCGTTCCTGCCAGGATCCTGGGCAGATCCAGGGGATAAGGCAGTGAACTATGCTTACGATGTGGAAGCTGCTAAGAAGCTGCTTGCCGAAGATGGCTGGGTGGCAAATAGCAAGGATGGAATTTTGGAGAAAGATGGGAAGCGTTTCTCATTTGAATTGCAATATAATGCTGGCAACAGCCGCCGGGAACAAATTTCAGCAATTGCGCAGCAAAACCTCAAGGAAGTTGGAATTGAACTTATTCCTAAGGCGATTGATTTCTCCGCTTGGGTAGAGCAGAACCTTAACCCAGGTAAGTATGAGACTGTTCTGCTTGGCTGGTCCCTGAGCAATCCAGACCCTAACCAAGAGAGCATCTTCTCCTCCCATTACTTCCCAGAAGCTGGGCAAAATATGGGATGGTACAAGAACGAGAAGCTGGATCAATTGTGGATCGATGGTTACTCGACTGTAGACCAGAATGAACGTAAGGCAATTTACGCTGATGCAGCAAATGAATTATCCACGGATTTACCATATATCTTCATGTACCAATATGGGACGCCTCAAGCGATCGGCCCGAAAGTTAAATTCCCAGAAGAGGATGGTCCGGAGCCGACTAGAGCATACGGATACTTCTACCATATCATCAAATGGTGGGTCGAATAA